The following nucleotide sequence is from Streptomyces bathyalis.
GAGGGCGACGGTGTCGCCGTCCCTGACATAGGTGGCGACGGCCTCCCGCATCGTCATCGTCTTGTCCACGGCGGTCTCCACGGCCATCTCCAGATCTCCTCGGTGCGGCTCGATGCGCCTCGGCGCCGCTCGTCACGGCACGCCCAGCACTACGCTCCCACCCTCCATTGATTGGCGTCCAATACCGAATTAAGGTCAGTTTGAGACGTGAAACTGATAACTGACCGCCGGGAGCGTGCCGACGTGGAACTGCGCTACCTCTCCTCCTTCGTCGCCGTCGCCGAGGAGCTGCACTTCGGACGTGCCGCCAGGCGGCTCCAGATGGCACAGCCGCCCCTGAGCCAGCAGATCCGGCAGCTGGAGAAGGAGCTGGGAGTGCAGCTCTTCGAACGCAGCACGCGTTCGGTGCGGCTGACGAGCGCCGGCGAGGCGTTCCTCAAGCCCGTCCGCACGGTCCTGGAGGACATCGACATCGCGACGCGGGTGGCCAAGGCCGCCGGACGCGGCGAGTACGGGCGCGTCCGCGTCGGTTTCGCAGGAGCCTCCAGCCACACGACACTGCCCCGCCTCACCCGGGCGGTACGGGCGGCACACCCCGGCATCGAGCTGGTCATGCTGGGCCAGACATATGCGAACAGGGCTGCGGCACGGGTCGCCGACGGCACGCTCGACCTGGGCTTCGTACGGCTCCCGTTGAACCGGCCGGGAGTCGAGCACCGGGTGATCGCCGAGGAGGAGCTGGTGTGCGCGCTGCCCTCGGACCACCCTCTCGCCCGCCACGAGCGCATCTCCGTCGGCGATCTGGCGGAGGAGCCGTTCGTCAGCTTTCCGGCCCGCACCGGATCCAGCCTGCGCGACGTCACGCTGGAGACGTGCGAGCACAACGGCTTCCACCCGCGGATCGTGCAGGAGGCCCCGGACTCGTACACGATCCTCGCGCTGGTGGCGATGGGGGTGGGGGTCACGCTCACGCTCACCTCCTGCACGCACATCCAGCAGACCGGTCTCGTCTACCGTCCGCTGGCCGGCCCGCCCGTGGTGCTCCAGGCGGCGCTGGCATGGCGCACGGACAATCCGTCGGCGGCGCTGCGCAGCGTCCTGGACGTCGCCGCGGACGCGCTGCCGCCGCCAGGCTCCGCGACCGCCGCAGGTTCCAGGTCCGACTCCAGGTCCGGCCAGGGCGGCGGCTCGGGAAGTGATTGAGTACGCCCGCGTATCAGTGCGAGGCGAATCGGATATTGGACCGGAAAAGTGTGCGGTGGAAGGGTCGTAGCCAAGCGCCGTCCCCCGCCAGCGACCGCAACCAGCCAGGAAGGCCCCTCCATGTCAGCCCCCGCGCCGGATCGCACCGATGTCGTCATCTGCCACCCCCTTCGCACGCCGATCGGACGCTTCGGCGGCGCCCTGGCAGGTCAGCGGCCCGCCGCGCTGGCGGCACACGTCATCTCGGAGGTCGTCGCGCGCAGCGGCGTCGACGGCTCGCAGGTCGACGAGGTGATCCTCGGCCACGCCTACCCGAGCGCCGAGGCCCCGGCCATCGGCCGGGTCGCCGCCCTGGACGCCGGGCTGCCGGACTCGGTCACCGGCATCCAGATCGACCGGCGCTGCGGTTCGGGGCTCCAGGCGGTGCTGGACGCCGCGATGCAGATACGGGCCGGGTTCAGCGAGATCGTGATCGCGGGCGGCGTCGACGTGATGAGCGCGGCGCCCTACTACACCCACGACGGCCGCTGGGGCATCAAGGGCCCCGGGCTCCAGCTGCACGACGCCCTCGCCCGCGGACGTGTCACGGCGGGCGGCGAGCACCACCCCGTGCCCGGCGGCATGATCGAGACGGCCGAGAACCTGCGCCGTGAGTACGCCGTCTCCCGTGAGGACCAGGACGCCCTGGCGCTGCGCTCGCAGCAGCGTGCCGCACGCGCCATGGAGGAGGGCTGGTTCGCCGAGGAGATCGTGCCCGTCACGGTGCGTGGACGTAAGGGCGAGAGCACCGTGTCCGTCGACGAACACCCGCGGCCGGACACGACGGCGGAGCAACTGGCCGCGCTGCGCCCGGTGATGGGCAAGGCCGACGCGGAGGCGACGGTCACCGCCGGCAACGCCAGCGGGCAGAACGACGCCGCCGCCGCGTGCCTGGTCACCACGGCCGCGACGGCCGAGCGCCTCGGCCTGACTCCCATGGTGCGGCTGATCTCCTTCGCACGTACGGGAGTTCCCGCGAAGACGATGGGGATCGGGCCGGTGGGCGCGACCAAGGCGGCCCTGGAGCGGGCCGGGCTCTCGGAGACCGATCTGGACCTGATCGAGCTCAACGAGGCCTTCGCCGCTCAAGTCCTCGCCTGCACACGCGAGTTGGGATGGACGGAGAAGGACCACGAGGAGCGGATCAACGTGTGCGGCTCCGGCATCTCACTGGGCCACCCCGTGGGCGCCACCGGAGCGCGGATCCTCACGACGCTGGCGCACCACATGCACCGCACACAGGCGCGGTACGGACTGGAGACCATGTGCATCGGCGGCGGGCAGGGTCTCGCCGCGGTCTTCGAGCGCTATTGATACCCGCACGGTCTCACTGCGGCAGTCATTCGGTATTGGACCCGTCTAGGTCGGGGCTGGCACGCTGACCGGCATCCCACCTGCACACAAGGCGGGCGAGCGTGCCCCGGCGCCCGCCGCCCACCCATGTCCCCACCCGGAGCCGCCGCATGAGCGCCTCGCTCGCTCAGGAGCAGAGAAGGACCGCGAACCGCGCAGGATTCGGAGCCTTCATCGGCTCCACCATCGAGTGGTTCGACTTCTACATCTACGGAACCGCCTCTGCCCTCGTCTTCGACAAGGTCTTCTTCCCCGAACTCGAGGGCGCCATCGGCACGCTGGTCGCCTTCGCCACGTTCTGGGTGGGCTTCCTCGCCCGCCCGCTGGGCGGAATCGTCTTCGGGCACATCGGCGACCGGGTCGGCCGCAAGAACACCCTGATCATCACGCTGCTGCTGATGGGTGTCTCCACCACCCTGATCGGCGTGCTGCCCGGCTACGCCTCCATCGGAGTCGCCGCTCCCGTCCTGCTGGTCACGATCCGCATGATCCAGGGCATCGGGCTGGGCGGTGAATGGGGCGGCTCCGTCCTGATCGCCTCCGAGCACGCGCCCAAGGGCAAGTCGGTCCTCTACGGTGCCTTCGCGCAGCAGGGTTCCCCGGTCGGCAACACCCTCAGCACGGTTGCCTTTCTCGCCGTGAGCGCGCTCCCGGAGCCCGAATTCCTCAGCTGGGGCTGGCGGATACCGTTCCTCGCCTCCGCCCTGCTCGTCGTCGTGGGCCTCTTCCTGCGCATGAAGGTCACAGAATCCCCGGCGATGGCCAAGCTGATCGAGGACCGGGGCGTCGCGAAGCTGCCGCTGAAGGAGGTGCTGCGCACCTGCCCGGGCCTCATCGCGCTCGGTATCGGCGCCTGCACCATCGGGCTGTCGGCGACCTACTTCAAGTCGACGTTCGCGCTCTCGTGGGCGACGTCCAGCCTTGATTTCGACCGCAGTTCGTTCCTCACGATCATCCTGGTCGCGAACGTCACGCAGATCGTGGTGCAGCCCTTCGGTGCCGTGCTCGCCACCCGGATGGGCAACTGGTCGCGCGCGGTGAGCATCATGCTGCTGCCCGAACTGGTCCTGATGCCGCTGATGTTCATCCTGATCGGCACGGAGAACTACTGGCTGGCGATGCTCGGCGTCTCCGTGGCGACGGTCCCGCACTGCCTGTACTACGCGGCGCTGGCCGGCATGCTGGCCAGCCGCTTCCCCGCGAACGTCCGCTACACCGGCATCTCTCTGTGCTACCAGCTGTGCGGCACGCTGCTCGGCGGAACCACTCCCGTCGTCGGACAGTTCCTGCTGAACCGTACGGGCTCGATCACCGCGGTGATCTGCTACGCGGTCCTTCAGGTGCTCCTCACCCTGGGCTGCATGCTGTTGCTGCTCAAGC
It contains:
- a CDS encoding LysR family transcriptional regulator; translated protein: MELRYLSSFVAVAEELHFGRAARRLQMAQPPLSQQIRQLEKELGVQLFERSTRSVRLTSAGEAFLKPVRTVLEDIDIATRVAKAAGRGEYGRVRVGFAGASSHTTLPRLTRAVRAAHPGIELVMLGQTYANRAAARVADGTLDLGFVRLPLNRPGVEHRVIAEEELVCALPSDHPLARHERISVGDLAEEPFVSFPARTGSSLRDVTLETCEHNGFHPRIVQEAPDSYTILALVAMGVGVTLTLTSCTHIQQTGLVYRPLAGPPVVLQAALAWRTDNPSAALRSVLDVAADALPPPGSATAAGSRSDSRSGQGGGSGSD
- a CDS encoding acetyl-CoA C-acetyltransferase — encoded protein: MSAPAPDRTDVVICHPLRTPIGRFGGALAGQRPAALAAHVISEVVARSGVDGSQVDEVILGHAYPSAEAPAIGRVAALDAGLPDSVTGIQIDRRCGSGLQAVLDAAMQIRAGFSEIVIAGGVDVMSAAPYYTHDGRWGIKGPGLQLHDALARGRVTAGGEHHPVPGGMIETAENLRREYAVSREDQDALALRSQQRAARAMEEGWFAEEIVPVTVRGRKGESTVSVDEHPRPDTTAEQLAALRPVMGKADAEATVTAGNASGQNDAAAACLVTTAATAERLGLTPMVRLISFARTGVPAKTMGIGPVGATKAALERAGLSETDLDLIELNEAFAAQVLACTRELGWTEKDHEERINVCGSGISLGHPVGATGARILTTLAHHMHRTQARYGLETMCIGGGQGLAAVFERY
- a CDS encoding MFS transporter; the encoded protein is MSASLAQEQRRTANRAGFGAFIGSTIEWFDFYIYGTASALVFDKVFFPELEGAIGTLVAFATFWVGFLARPLGGIVFGHIGDRVGRKNTLIITLLLMGVSTTLIGVLPGYASIGVAAPVLLVTIRMIQGIGLGGEWGGSVLIASEHAPKGKSVLYGAFAQQGSPVGNTLSTVAFLAVSALPEPEFLSWGWRIPFLASALLVVVGLFLRMKVTESPAMAKLIEDRGVAKLPLKEVLRTCPGLIALGIGACTIGLSATYFKSTFALSWATSSLDFDRSSFLTIILVANVTQIVVQPFGAVLATRMGNWSRAVSIMLLPELVLMPLMFILIGTENYWLAMLGVSVATVPHCLYYAALAGMLASRFPANVRYTGISLCYQLCGTLLGGTTPVVGQFLLNRTGSITAVICYAVLQVLLTLGCMLLLLKRPDHDRPSQETQETEAGPPSRAVTGQVTV